In one Gadus morhua chromosome 7, gadMor3.0, whole genome shotgun sequence genomic region, the following are encoded:
- the LOC115547125 gene encoding odorant receptor 131-2-like yields MAFFIPDVRLGAGHLRANVSNGLPYLENQEYILITTLSVGLGCTFLCLNCVLLYTLRSKPVFRETSRYILLYNLLFADTAHLALSLLLYILAVGRLKLTMSVCGLLTMFSIYVDSISPLTLAVMSVERYVAVCFPLRHADLVTIRNTGAAIAAVWTVCSLNIVIRVLILVVWRPDYEFNEKMKDFCSKEALFLTPMTKHFDEAYSGFVFLFGGLAILFSYVGVTLVARSASSDKASVRKAGKTVLLHFFQLVLILTFTLNSIILTAFARQLDRKTLVRLYNIIFLCLNLFPRCLSALIYGLRDQTLRPALLNNICCQLRCLVGPNKTKFRRRT; encoded by the coding sequence ATGGCCTTTTTTATTCCAGATGTAAGGCTCGGTGCAGGACATTTGAGGGCTAATGTCAGCAATGGTTTGCCATATCTAGAAAATCAAGAATATATTTTGATCACCACTTTATCTGTGGGGTTAGGCTGTACTTTTCTATGCTTGAACTGTGTTCTCCTGTACACCTTGAGGAGCAAGCCAGTTTTTCGTGAGACATCCCGTTACATTCTGTTGTATAATCTGCTCTTTGCCGATACTGCTCATCTTGCATTAAGTTTGTTATTGTACATACTGGCTGTAGGCAGACTTAAGCTAACAATGTCTGTTTGTGGTTTGCTTACCATGTTCTCTATTTACGTTGATTCGATCTCTCCTCTTACTCTGGCAGTGATGTCTGTGGAGAGATATGTGGCTGTGTGCTTTCCTCTGAGACATGCAGACCTTGTCACCATCAGAAACACAGGAGCAGCCATTGCTGCTGTGTGGACGGTCTGTTCTCTCAATATCGTCATACGGGTGTTAATACTTGTTGTTTGGCGACCGGACTATGAATTTAATGAGAAAATGAAGGACTTCTGCTCAAAAGAGGCACTGTTTCTGACACCAATGACTAAACATTTTGATGAAGCATATTCcggttttgtgtttttatttggggGTCTTGCAATTTTATTCTCTTATGTTGGTGTGACTCTGGTTGCCAGGTCAGCCTCGTCAGACAAAGCTTCCGTCAGAAAGGCAGGAAAAACTGTTTTACTTCATTTCTTTCAGTTGGTCCTGATACTAACCTTCACCCTCAATTCTATCATCCTCACAGCCTTTGCAAGACAATTGGACAGAAAAACTTTGGTGCGTTTGTACAATATAATCTTCTTGTGTTTGAATCTATTTCCCAGGTGTCTAAGTGCTCTCATTTATGGCCTCAGGGACCAAACACTCAGACCAGCCCTCCTGAACAACATCTGTTGTCAGTTAAGATGCTTGGTCGGCCCAAACAAGACTAAATTCAGAAGAAGAACCTAG